One stretch of Phycisphaerae bacterium DNA includes these proteins:
- a CDS encoding DUF2190 family protein — MLQKNVMLRRSFVAGGAIAEGAIVKFGSDDDSVVVATAATDLLIGVASHDAASGERVEVDLVGITYVKLGGNVTRGNDITATTAGAGIALAAAATIKSSVGKAMASGSSGDLCPVMLGLWSAVTA, encoded by the coding sequence ATGCTTCAAAAGAACGTCATGCTGCGAAGGAGCTTTGTCGCCGGCGGCGCGATCGCGGAAGGCGCGATCGTCAAGTTCGGCAGCGACGACGACTCGGTCGTCGTGGCCACGGCGGCGACGGACCTGCTCATCGGCGTGGCCTCGCACGACGCCGCCTCCGGCGAGCGTGTGGAGGTGGACCTGGTGGGCATCACCTACGTGAAACTCGGCGGAAATGTCACGCGGGGCAACGACATCACCGCGACCACGGCCGGGGCGGGCATCGCCCTGGCGGCGGCGGCGACGATCAAGTCCAGCGTAGGCAAGGCCATGGCCAGCGGATCCTCGGGCGATCTCTGCCCGGTCATGCTGGGGCTGTGGTCGGCCGTGACGGCGTAA